The Candidatus Neomarinimicrobiota bacterium sequence TTCTTCGAAGGGGAATTTCAGGGAATCCTTATAGCGTTCGGCCTGGGCAGTGCTCATAGCCCCGACATACAGTCTCTTCTGATTAAAAAGATTTCTTACTGTGAGGACAATCTCCGTATTTACCCCGCCGATGTCCACCGCCTTGGAGGCCCGCAGGTCGGTGTTGGAGTAATCGACAACCGCCACTTTGGTCTCCACCCCGGTGATAGCGTCCCGGCGGGCCACATATTTACCGCCATCTCTCCATTCGAAGGTGGTGTTTACCAGGATACCAGCCAATGGTCGGAAACTCCCGAGCCCGGGCCCCCATTTCCGGGGCAGATGCAGGTTCAGGCTGAATATCGCTCGCGGTAAAGGATCCCAGGTAGTGATGTTCGGACTGCGTTCCTCTTCGCGGGCGGTGGTCCGGTTTTCAAAAACATGGGAAAGGCCGGACTGGCCGCGGCTCTTTACCAGGTACTCATAATTGCCCCAGAAGGTGATAAATCGCCCTATGTTTTTCTCCAACCGTAATTCGATGCCATCTATATCCGCATATCGGTCGGGGTAATACCGTGAGACCGCCATTTCCTCCCACCAGTCCACATAGGTGCGGTTGAGCGGTTCATTATCGATATCTTTATAAAAGAGGGTGATGTTGAATAGATAGTTGCGCAGGAAGCGCTGCTCATAGCCGAATTCATAGTGGACGGTGCGCTCCATGGTGAGATCGGTTGATGGTACGATCGCCCCGCCGGGAAAGACCGACTGGTTATAGAGGAAATTGATGTTGGGCCGTTGATAGAAATGCCCATAATTGAAGTACAACTTGCTGCTGGCCGAGATAGGGAAGGACACGCCCAGCCGCGGGGAAAGCTTGAACTGAACCCTATTTTTCATAGCCGGCCAACCGTTCGGTGCTGCCAGCGAATCACGGAAAGCAACCCACCGTTCCCAGGAGCCGAATTCACCCGGCAGGTATTCATAGGTCAGATTATAGAAGTCGGCATAGTCCTGGTCCAGGGGGTGTTCCACGACATAGCTCCCTTTATGCGGATTGAAGTACTCCGCCCGTACGCCGATATTGGCGATCATGCCCCGGAACTCCAGCTTGTCCTGAAGATAAGCGCCCAGGTCAACCGGCGTGGCGGTGTAATACTGCCAGATGTCCGGCGTCCAACTTTTTTCGGATTGAAGCCAGGTGCCCGCATTCACGGACATATGGTTATAGCGCAGATGGAAGCCCGTTTCGATCTCATGGTGCCGGCCAGCTTGCACGGTAAGGTCACCTTTCAGGCTCACGGTTCTGGTAGTGGATGAGTCGGCCGCCTGCAACCAGCCGTAGAGCTGGAAAAGGCCGGTGATATCCAGGAGGAAGTTGGTAGAGCCATTGGGAGTGCCGATTTCGGGATAGTTCAATACAGAAATGGTATCGAGGGTGGTTGGATCGACCCGTACCGTATCGACAATGACCCACGATTCAGGGTTGTCAGGATCGGCTGAGAAGGGATGGATTACATTGTCGCTGTAGGTGACCTGGAAGTCCAGGGTGTAGTAGGCCCTGGGACTGATGGAATGTGTCAGGTTAACACCACCCAGGAGATACCGGAGCGTAAGGAACTGCAGGCGGCTCTTGTTAAACATTTGCTCGAAGCCATATTGGCCTAGAATCTGGGCCTGTTGATTGACCGATTCGTAGGTATTGCTTAAGAAGTTGAAGCGGCTGGAGATGTCCATGAGGGCACCGCCGAAGCTTGAGCGCTGCCCGGCAGTCAGGGTATTGACTTCCGCATACATGATATTGGATGACAGCTTTAATGAAGGCCGCAGTCGGGAAGTGATTTTCAATTGCCCGTTCCAGTCGGTATAGGCATTAATCGGGCCGATTGGAAAAGCGAACTGGGTATTTTCATATTTGCCGCCTACCATAAAGGTGGACTTGCCCAGCAGCTCGCCGATGACGGGGAGGCTAGCCCCCGGCAGCGGGCCGGTGAGCGTGCCCTCGATAAACATATCGGGTTTGTTGGCAAAGGTGTACTGCGGGTGCTGTATTTGCCAGAGTTTGAGCTTCTGTTCGGGTGTTAACTTGGTCGGGGCCACGGTCAGCCCGATGGCCTCGAAGTTCAGTATCCGCTGTTCGCGGTAGGGCGCCATCCAGCCGTTGAATCCGGTCAGCTCCGGCGGCACCAGGGTATCCTCATCCGGAACGCCATGCCAGGCGTAGCCCGCCGCCGAGGTATCGGCGAACACACGGTAGACCCAGGATGAATCACTCCAGGGATTGTCTCCGAACCATTTCTTCTGATTACGGGGGGTGTAATCCACTTTGAGCGAGAAGCTGGTCTTTTCGCGGCTGCCCTCCTTGGTCACTACATTCACCAGGCCCGAGCGGAAACCCCCGTATTTGGCTTCAAAACCGCCGGTTAAGACCTGCAGCTCCTGGACGGAAGTAGAGTTAAGGGACAAGTAAGAGTTGTCTGTGCGGGGATCACGAATGGAAATCCCATCGATCCTCACATCGGTCTCGCGGATTCCGCCGCCCCGGATGCTCAAGCCGTGTCCTTCACTGGTGGCTACCAGCTCCACTCCCTTAATCTTATTTACAAATTCGTCGACCCTCAGAACCGGGGTCTGGGCGATGCGCTCGCTGCGGATGATCTCCTGAGTAGATGACACGTCCGCCTTGATTAATTCCGTCTCGGCTACCACCTCCACGGCCCCAATTTCCAATACCGTCGATTGCAGAGGGAAATCCACAACGATTGTGCGGTCAATATTTACCTGGACCTGGCTTTTGATCAGGGGCGTATAGCCCATCATGGTGGCCTTGATATCATAGGTGCCCGGGGTGATGTTCAACAGGACGTAGTAGCCTTCCGGGTCGGCGGCTGCGCCTTGCTTTATTTCAAGCTCGAGGGGCTTTCCGGCTTGCCAAACCCGCTCTATCGTGAGATTGGCGCCCGCCAGCGGCGCGCCCGTGTCCTGGTCATAAACCTGGCCAGCGATTTTTCCTTTCTGCCCATAGATACTAGTAGGCAGCAGCACAAAGATGAGATAGATCAACCCTGATCTAGCCAGCGAATGGTACATTACTGTTAGCTCCTGATGTCGATCAGACCAGAAAGGTGCTGAAGTTTAAACTTTGCTCAGAGGACATGCAATTCGGCGCAAATAAACCGTTGTAGTGTTAAGATACGCTCATATCATAATTTTAGAAAGAGAAAAGGCACCGGCTCCTTAGTCACGTGGTAGAGCCTGGAAGAAAGCAGCGTTGACCGGAGAGCCAGTTTTAGCCCGGACAAAGTGCTGCAGAGCGGAAGTCGGTTGGAGCTCTTTGGGTAAGTAAATCCGAATAAACTAGAGGTAGCCGTCATGGCAGTGATTGCAGTGGACCTGGGTGGGACGAAAGTCGCTGCTGCCGTCATCGATAAGGCCGGGAATATTCATCATAAAAACGTTGCTCTAATCGAGGGGCGGGAGGGGTCCGACGTAGGGGTTCTGATTCACGATCAGCTTAGATTGCTCTTGGCCCCGGGACGTCGTAAAAAGGGGGCTATTGAGGCAATTGGTGTCTCGGTTCCCGGCATCTATTACGCGCAAACCGGTCGCGTCTGGGCACCGAATATACCCGGATGGGAAAACTATCCTCTGTTGGCCGAACTCTCTTCAAAGCTGGAATCGGATAGCGTTCGGGTCACCATCGACAGCGATCGGGCCTGCTATATCCTGGGTGAAACGTGGTTGGGGGTGGCCCGGGATTGCCGGAATGCCATTTTCGTCGCGGTGGGTACCGGCATTGGAGCCGGGATCCTGGTGGACGGTCGCATCCTGCGGGGGCACAGCGACATCGCGGGGGCCATCGGCTGGCTGGCTCTGGAGCGGCCCTTCCGGGACGAATATGTCAGCTGCGGATGTTTTGAGTACCATGCTTCGGGGGAGGGTATCGCCAGGGTGACTCGCGCTCTTGCAGCGGATGAGGCCTATGCGTCCAGTCCTTTGCGGCGGCTGGCCCCGGAGGCCCTCACGGCGCAGCAGGTGTTCGAAGCTTACGCGAAAGGTGATGCTCTCGCCAGCCGGGTAGTGGATGAATGTGTGGAATTCTGGGGTATGGCCGCCGCAAATTTGGTCAGCCTGTTCAATCCCGAGAAGATTATTTTCGGCGGCGGCGTGTTCGGCCCGGCGGCCCAATTCATGGACCGAATCAGGGCGGCGGCGCGCCGGTGGGCCCAGCCCATCAGTATTCAGCAGGTCTCGATTGAGACCTCGGCCCTGGGTGGCGACGCCGGACTACTGGGAGCCGCCAGCCTGGCCTTACGCAGCATTCAAAACCTGTAAGGAGACTCAAGTCCCGATGTACAACCGTAGACTGGTTTTCACTTCCGCCTGCCTGGGACTATTGATCTTTGGCATCGTTATGACGGTCCTGGGGGCAATTCTGCCTTCTGTTCTGGCCAAGTTCGAGGTGACCAAGGCCGGCGCGGGCTCCCTGTTTCTGCTTATGAGCTTCGGAATCCTGTTGGGATCACTGGTGTTCGGGCCGATAGTCGATCGTTTCGGCTACCAATATCTGCTTATTGTCTGTGCCGTTCTGGTCTTGCTGGGTCTGGAAGGGGTCGCTTTCGCCCCCTCCTTTCAGCTGCTGCGCTTGGCGGTGTTGGTTGTGGGCATTGGTGGTGGAATCATTAATGGTGGGGGCAACGCCCTGGTGGCGGACATCAGCGAGGAGGGCCGCAGTGCCGGTCTGAGTCTGCTGGGTATGTTCTATGGCATCGGAGCCCTCGGTGTCCCCCTAATCCTGGGCTCGCTGCTGGACTTGCTCAGCTACGAAGTAATTCTGGCCGGGGTGGGGTTTTCGGTTGGGCTGCCCCTGATTTACTTCGCAGCCATTCGATTTCCGGCTCCCAAACAGGCCCAGGGGCTCCCGATCCGAAGCGGGGTGGGATTGCTGAAGGAGGTTACGCTGCTGCTGTTCGGCTTTATCCTGTTTTTTGAAAGTGGCATGGAGATGATGGTCGGTGGCTGGTCGGCCGCCTTTTTCAACGAGGAGCTGGGCATCGGTACCAGCCGAGCAGTGCTCTATCTCGCACTCTACTGGGTGGGCATGATCAGCGCGAGGCTGGTCCTGGGCGTAATTCTCAAACGGGTGTCCCCGGTCCCGGTCCTGCGGGTCTCATTAAGCATTGCGTTCGTGGGGTCGGTGATGATGCTGTTCTCGACGGGGATAGCGCTGGCCCTGCCGGGTTTGCTTCTGATCGGCGTCGGTTTCGGGGCGGGTTTCCCGGTCATCCTCGGCTATATCGGCGACCGCTACCCAACCTTATCCGGGACCGCCTTCAGCATCGCGTTTGTGATCGCACTGGTAGGGGGTATGCTGCTACCCTACCTGACCGGGATCATCGGGAACGCGGCCAGCTTACGCCTGGCATTGATCATCATACCTGCTTCGATCATCATTATGCAGATTATCTTCGGGGCCGTACTGCGAAGAGTATCAATTTTAGCGCCGAACTCTTAACCCATCCGTCTGAAAGGGGGTCGTTATGTCTGCGAAAGATTGGCTTACCAATGCCCGACAGGTGATGGATCGGATTGAAGCCACCCAGAGGGAGAACATCCGCCAGGCGGCGGAAGTCATGGCCGGCTCCATTCAAGCGCAGCGCTGGGTCCACACCTTCGGCTGCGGGCACGCCACCTTGCCGGTCGAGGAAATGTATCCGCGCATCGGCGGCTTCGTCGGCTTCCATCCCCTGATCGAACTGCCGCTGTCATTCTTCACCCACATCATCGGGGAAATGGGAATCCACCAATTTCTCTTTCTGGAACGGCTGGAAGGCTATGGTCAGGCGATTATGAAGAGCTACAGCTTCGATCCCCGGGATACCATGTGGATTTTTTCCCACTCGGGGATCAACAACCTCAATATCGATATCGCTCTGGAGGCTAAGCGGATAGGCATGAAGGTGGTGGCCACAGGATCAGCAGATGCATTCCAGGGTAAGCGCACCCGGCACTCTTCCGGCAAGCAGATCTTCGAGATCGCCGATATTGTCGTGGATACCTGCGTACCGGCGGAGGACGCCACCATCGCGCTGAAAAACCACCGGGACAAGGTCGGTCCCATCTCTACGATCGCCTTCACCTCGGCCGTCTGGATGATTATCACCACCGTCGCTGAACTGCTGGTGGAACGGGGCGAACACCTTTACATCCATCCCTCCCACAACATACCTGGTGATACCACCGCCCGCGAGCGCCTCGACGAGGCGTTGCGGGAGTATAAACGCAGGCTGGCCGGAGTTTAAGCGGGGCCTAAATGAGGGGAAGAGCCTACAGGATACCGCTAACGGCGGCTACCTAAAAACCGGGCGGCCTTGTCGATCCCTGCGGCCAGGCGGTCGATCTCGTCAGAGGTATTGTAGAAATAGAGGCTGGCCCGGGTAGTGGCGCTCACACCCAGCCGGCGCATCAGTGGCTGAGCGCAGTGGTGCCCGGCCCTAACGGCGATGCCCTCCTGATCCAGCAGCTGTGCCAGGTCATGGGGATGGATACCCTCCAGATTGAAGGGAATCGCCGAGTTGCTGGTCGGGGCGTGGCCGTAAATGGTGATCCCCGGCAGCGGGCCCAGAACCTGACGGGCATAGCGGGTGAGCTGGTTGCAGTAATCCGCGATAGCGTCCATGCCCAGGCGGTTGAGGTAATCGATGGCCGCACCCAGGCCAATAGCCTGGGCAACGTTAGGGGTCCCCGCCTCGAACTTCCAGGGAATCTCATTCCAGGTGGCGCCCTGCATGGTTACCATGCTGATCATTTCACCGCCCCCGAGGAACGGTTCCATGGATTCCAGAAGCGCCGTCCTGGCATAGAGCACACCTACGCCAGTGGGTCCAAGCATCTTGTGGCCGGAAAAGGCCAGAAAATCGCAGCCCAATTCCTGCACATCCACCCTGAAATGGGGCACACTCTGGGCCCCATCAACCAGGACGAGAGCGCCTGCTTCTTTAGCCTGCTGCGCAATCGCTTTAACCGGGTTCACTGTACCCAAGACGTTGGACTGGTGTACCACAGCTACAATTCTGGAGCGCTTGCTGAAATACTTTTCAGGAGCCTCAAGATCGAGAGTATAGTCATCGGCGATGGGGATGTAGCGCAGGATAGCGCCGGTGTCCCGGGCCAGCAGCTGCCAGGGGATAATGTTGCTGTGGTGCTCCATCTCGGTGATGAGGATTTCATCCCCGGGGCCGAGGTTGTGCCGTCCCCAGGCGTAGGCGATCAGGTTAATGGCTTCGGTAGCGCCCCGGGTAAACACGATGGAGCGCCAATCCTCGGCATTGATGAACTCGGCTACTTTTTGCCGGGCTGACTCGTAAGCTCTGGTAGCCCGCTCCCCGAGCTCGTAAATGGCGCGGTGGACGTTGGCGTTATCCCTTTCATAGTGCTGGGTGATGGCGGCTATGACCTGGCGCGGTTTCTGGGAGGTGGCGGCATTATCCAGATAGACCAGCGGTTTGCCACGCATATACTGCTTAAGGGCGGGGAAATCGTCCCGGATGCGTTCCAGCTCCCAGGGGGGTGTCGGCGGGCCTGGCTCGGTCAGCGCGGCGGTCTTCTCATTCATCAGGATTCGCTCAGGTGGCTGGCCGGGGACACTGCGGGCAGCATTGAATACTGTCGTAGCTTACAGTATGCCGAGCTGCAGCCGGGCCGCTTCGGACATCATATTCTGGTTCCACAGGGGCTCCCAGACCAGCGCCACGCTGGCTTCCGCCACTCCCGGCACTGCCAGAACCTTCCAGCGAACATCCTCGGCAATTATGGGACCCATACCGCAGCCGGGTGCGGTGAGGGTCATCTTGATCGCTACCCGTTGACCGGACCCATCTTCCATCGGGGTGATCCTCAAATCATAAATCAGGCCTAAATCCACGATATTCACGGGAATTTCGGGATCATAGCACATCTTCAACTGGTCCCATATCAGCTGCTTGTCAACCTCTCCGGCAGGGGCGGCACCGGCGTCTGCCTTACCCGCTGGAGTAACCTCCTTTCCCAGGGCATCCGCATCCATACCATCGATGCGAGCCAGATTGCCTGAGATGATGACGGTATAACTGCCTCCGAGGGCCTGGGTGATGATCACTTCCTGGCCCTTCTTCAAGGTGATCTGGTCGCCTGATGGGATGAGAACGCCCTCACAGTCGCGGCGCAGGGTAACAACTTCTCTGGTCTGCATGTCTTTACCTCAAAACCTTATTTATTCTGTCGAGATGATGCCTTGCCGTTCCTCAAGACTCGCCTCCATGGTGCGCCAAGGCAGCATGGCACATTTCACCCGCACGGGGTATTTATGAACGTCAGCCAGGGCCGCCAGCTTGCCCAGCTGCTCGGCGTCGACTTCACCGGTGGTCGCCATGCGATGAAAACGGTCGAGCAGCGCCAGGGCCTCGGCCCTGGTCTTACCCTTCAAAACCGTGGTCATGATGGAAGCCGAAGCCTTTGAGATCGCACATCCCGAACCCAGGAAACCGATGTCCCGGATAACGTCATCCTCGAGTTTAATGAACAAATTAATCTCATCACCGCAGAGGGGATTATCTCCGTGGGCCTCGCGATTGGCACCTTCCGGCTCGTGGAAATTCCGCGGATTCTGATTGTGATCCAGGATCAGCTGCTGATAGAGATCCCGGAGGTCATCCATTGGATATTACCCTCTTGCGATACAATAACATTATGCCTGCTCTGAAGGAACCCGCCCATTGGCGAGCCAGCCAGCAACCAGATTATTCACCGCTTGCCGGATAGTAGCGATCCTTATCATGGCGATAATCTCCTGGGTAAACCCATGGATCAGCAGGCTCTGAGCCGTCATCCGGTCGATGCCGCGGGAGAGTAAGTAGAAGATGGCCTCTTCATCAATCTGACCCACGGCTGCCCCATGGGTGCACTTCACATCGTCGGCATAAATTTCCAGCTGCGGATTGGTATTCACCAACGCCTTATCGGAGAACATCAGATTCTTATTGGACTGCGCGGCATTGGTCTTCTGCGCATGCGGATGGACCACAATCCGGCCGTTGAAGACCGCTCGGCCCTGGCCATCAAGAATGCCCTTATAATTTTCTATACTGGTGCAATGGGGTGCTACGTGGTCGATCCGGGTGTGGTTATCCACATGCTGGTGCCCCTTCACTAGATACAGCCCGTTCATGGCTATTTCAGCCCCCTCACCCTTCAGGACAGCGTTCACGTCGTTGCGGACCAGGCCGCCACTCAGGGTGACGGCATGGAGGGCCACCCGGCTGTCGGCTTCCTGGTGGGTGTGAACGGTGCCGACGTGACTGGCGTCGTCTGGCTCCTGCTGCACCCGAACATAGTCGATAACGGACCGGGCGCCCGCGACGATTTCGGTGACGGCGTTGGTGAAGGCCGGTCTGCCGGGATGTCCGGCGTAGTGCTCCAGCACCGTCAGCTGGCAGTTTTCGCCAGCCAGCACCAGGGTGCGGGGATGCGTACGGGTCGGCCTGCCGTCAGGTGCTGTAAAATGAATCACATGGATTGGCC is a genomic window containing:
- a CDS encoding TonB-dependent receptor domain-containing protein, translating into MYHSLARSGLIYLIFVLLPTSIYGQKGKIAGQVYDQDTGAPLAGANLTIERVWQAGKPLELEIKQGAAADPEGYYVLLNITPGTYDIKATMMGYTPLIKSQVQVNIDRTIVVDFPLQSTVLEIGAVEVVAETELIKADVSSTQEIIRSERIAQTPVLRVDEFVNKIKGVELVATSEGHGLSIRGGGIRETDVRIDGISIRDPRTDNSYLSLNSTSVQELQVLTGGFEAKYGGFRSGLVNVVTKEGSREKTSFSLKVDYTPRNQKKWFGDNPWSDSSWVYRVFADTSAAGYAWHGVPDEDTLVPPELTGFNGWMAPYREQRILNFEAIGLTVAPTKLTPEQKLKLWQIQHPQYTFANKPDMFIEGTLTGPLPGASLPVIGELLGKSTFMVGGKYENTQFAFPIGPINAYTDWNGQLKITSRLRPSLKLSSNIMYAEVNTLTAGQRSSFGGALMDISSRFNFLSNTYESVNQQAQILGQYGFEQMFNKSRLQFLTLRYLLGGVNLTHSISPRAYYTLDFQVTYSDNVIHPFSADPDNPESWVIVDTVRVDPTTLDTISVLNYPEIGTPNGSTNFLLDITGLFQLYGWLQAADSSTTRTVSLKGDLTVQAGRHHEIETGFHLRYNHMSVNAGTWLQSEKSWTPDIWQYYTATPVDLGAYLQDKLEFRGMIANIGVRAEYFNPHKGSYVVEHPLDQDYADFYNLTYEYLPGEFGSWERWVAFRDSLAAPNGWPAMKNRVQFKLSPRLGVSFPISASSKLYFNYGHFYQRPNINFLYNQSVFPGGAIVPSTDLTMERTVHYEFGYEQRFLRNYLFNITLFYKDIDNEPLNRTYVDWWEEMAVSRYYPDRYADIDGIELRLEKNIGRFITFWGNYEYLVKSRGQSGLSHVFENRTTAREEERSPNITTWDPLPRAIFSLNLHLPRKWGPGLGSFRPLAGILVNTTFEWRDGGKYVARRDAITGVETKVAVVDYSNTDLRASKAVDIGGVNTEIVLTVRNLFNQKRLYVGAMSTAQAERYKDSLKFPFEEGTEKGNDKWGEWDKEHIELGWFTAPLFPNPRQVLLGLRFNF
- a CDS encoding ROK family protein, which produces MAVIAVDLGGTKVAAAVIDKAGNIHHKNVALIEGREGSDVGVLIHDQLRLLLAPGRRKKGAIEAIGVSVPGIYYAQTGRVWAPNIPGWENYPLLAELSSKLESDSVRVTIDSDRACYILGETWLGVARDCRNAIFVAVGTGIGAGILVDGRILRGHSDIAGAIGWLALERPFRDEYVSCGCFEYHASGEGIARVTRALAADEAYASSPLRRLAPEALTAQQVFEAYAKGDALASRVVDECVEFWGMAAANLVSLFNPEKIIFGGGVFGPAAQFMDRIRAAARRWAQPISIQQVSIETSALGGDAGLLGAASLALRSIQNL
- a CDS encoding sugar MFS transporter; translated protein: MYNRRLVFTSACLGLLIFGIVMTVLGAILPSVLAKFEVTKAGAGSLFLLMSFGILLGSLVFGPIVDRFGYQYLLIVCAVLVLLGLEGVAFAPSFQLLRLAVLVVGIGGGIINGGGNALVADISEEGRSAGLSLLGMFYGIGALGVPLILGSLLDLLSYEVILAGVGFSVGLPLIYFAAIRFPAPKQAQGLPIRSGVGLLKEVTLLLFGFILFFESGMEMMVGGWSAAFFNEELGIGTSRAVLYLALYWVGMISARLVLGVILKRVSPVPVLRVSLSIAFVGSVMMLFSTGIALALPGLLLIGVGFGAGFPVILGYIGDRYPTLSGTAFSIAFVIALVGGMLLPYLTGIIGNAASLRLALIIIPASIIIMQIIFGAVLRRVSILAPNS
- a CDS encoding sugar isomerase domain-containing protein yields the protein MSAKDWLTNARQVMDRIEATQRENIRQAAEVMAGSIQAQRWVHTFGCGHATLPVEEMYPRIGGFVGFHPLIELPLSFFTHIIGEMGIHQFLFLERLEGYGQAIMKSYSFDPRDTMWIFSHSGINNLNIDIALEAKRIGMKVVATGSADAFQGKRTRHSSGKQIFEIADIVVDTCVPAEDATIALKNHRDKVGPISTIAFTSAVWMIITTVAELLVERGEHLYIHPSHNIPGDTTARERLDEALREYKRRLAGV
- a CDS encoding aminotransferase class V-fold PLP-dependent enzyme is translated as MNEKTAALTEPGPPTPPWELERIRDDFPALKQYMRGKPLVYLDNAATSQKPRQVIAAITQHYERDNANVHRAIYELGERATRAYESARQKVAEFINAEDWRSIVFTRGATEAINLIAYAWGRHNLGPGDEILITEMEHHSNIIPWQLLARDTGAILRYIPIADDYTLDLEAPEKYFSKRSRIVAVVHQSNVLGTVNPVKAIAQQAKEAGALVLVDGAQSVPHFRVDVQELGCDFLAFSGHKMLGPTGVGVLYARTALLESMEPFLGGGEMISMVTMQGATWNEIPWKFEAGTPNVAQAIGLGAAIDYLNRLGMDAIADYCNQLTRYARQVLGPLPGITIYGHAPTSNSAIPFNLEGIHPHDLAQLLDQEGIAVRAGHHCAQPLMRRLGVSATTRASLYFYNTSDEIDRLAAGIDKAARFLGSRR
- the sufT gene encoding putative Fe-S cluster assembly protein SufT, with amino-acid sequence MQTREVVTLRRDCEGVLIPSGDQITLKKGQEVIITQALGGSYTVIISGNLARIDGMDADALGKEVTPAGKADAGAAPAGEVDKQLIWDQLKMCYDPEIPVNIVDLGLIYDLRITPMEDGSGQRVAIKMTLTAPGCGMGPIIAEDVRWKVLAVPGVAEASVALVWEPLWNQNMMSEAARLQLGIL
- the sufU gene encoding Fe-S cluster assembly sulfur transfer protein SufU; the encoded protein is MDDLRDLYQQLILDHNQNPRNFHEPEGANREAHGDNPLCGDEINLFIKLEDDVIRDIGFLGSGCAISKASASIMTTVLKGKTRAEALALLDRFHRMATTGEVDAEQLGKLAALADVHKYPVRVKCAMLPWRTMEASLEERQGIISTE
- the sufD gene encoding Fe-S cluster assembly protein SufD — encoded protein: MTAIATITDFYRTSFDHLEQEASKNLPEAVRQLRQTAMDRFEELGFPTTRMEEWRNTSVEPITRTRFHLAGDGSSVDLPIIEPFRLENSLQVVAADGRFRPELLRLEGLPPQVEVRGLAEVLANYPESVLPHLGQYADFQRQAFVALNTAFLSDGIFIRVPPGTVLERPIHVIHFTAPDGRPTRTHPRTLVLAGENCQLTVLEHYAGHPGRPAFTNAVTEIVAGARSVIDYVRVQQEPDDASHVGTVHTHQEADSRVALHAVTLSGGLVRNDVNAVLKGEGAEIAMNGLYLVKGHQHVDNHTRIDHVAPHCTSIENYKGILDGQGRAVFNGRIVVHPHAQKTNAAQSNKNLMFSDKALVNTNPQLEIYADDVKCTHGAAVGQIDEEAIFYLLSRGIDRMTAQSLLIHGFTQEIIAMIRIATIRQAVNNLVAGWLANGRVPSEQA